A genomic region of Friedmanniella luteola contains the following coding sequences:
- a CDS encoding LacI family DNA-binding transcriptional regulator, with protein sequence MAPTIHDVARLAEVSIKTVSNVLNDYPHVRPATKQRVLDAIATLGYTPNLTARGLRSGRTGLISLVIPDLRNAYFAELADTVMRAAEAQGLSVVIAQSGGERERELDLLRGTRARMVDGILFSALALGEQDHDVLAAVPRPLVLLGERVLHGPTDHVTMRNTEGARAATAHLLDQGRRRLVALGTTTGPAPGSAALRLEGYRQAHAAAAVPVDPALVVGVDGWFRSTGAAAVRDALSRGLTFDGVVAFNDALALGAMRVLQEAGRRVPEDVALIGFDDLDETRYSLPTLSTVDPGRQEIAEVAVRYLKERIDAGSAELPPRDHLTAFRVVVRESSSPVVAGATRPA encoded by the coding sequence ATGGCCCCGACGATCCACGACGTCGCGCGGTTGGCCGAGGTGTCGATCAAGACGGTGTCCAACGTCCTCAACGACTACCCCCACGTCAGGCCCGCGACGAAGCAGCGGGTGCTCGACGCCATCGCGACGCTCGGCTACACGCCGAACCTGACGGCGCGCGGGCTGCGCTCGGGGCGGACCGGGCTGATCAGCCTCGTCATCCCCGACCTGCGCAACGCCTACTTCGCCGAGCTGGCGGACACCGTGATGCGGGCGGCGGAGGCGCAGGGCCTGTCGGTGGTCATCGCCCAGTCCGGGGGTGAGCGGGAGCGCGAGCTCGACCTGCTGCGCGGTACCCGGGCCCGGATGGTGGACGGCATCCTGTTCAGCGCCCTCGCGCTCGGGGAGCAGGACCACGACGTGCTGGCCGCCGTGCCACGACCGCTCGTCCTGCTGGGGGAGCGCGTCCTGCACGGCCCCACCGACCACGTGACCATGCGCAACACCGAGGGCGCCCGCGCGGCGACCGCGCACCTGCTGGACCAGGGGCGTCGGCGGCTCGTCGCCCTCGGCACGACGACGGGTCCGGCGCCCGGGTCGGCCGCACTGCGGCTGGAGGGCTACCGGCAGGCCCACGCCGCGGCCGCCGTGCCCGTCGACCCCGCGCTCGTCGTCGGCGTCGACGGCTGGTTCCGCAGCACCGGGGCGGCCGCCGTCCGGGACGCCCTGAGCCGAGGGCTGACCTTCGACGGCGTGGTCGCCTTCAACGACGCCCTCGCCCTCGGAGCCATGCGCGTCCTGCAGGAGGCGGGGCGTCGGGTCCCCGAGGACGTCGCGCTGATCGGCTTCGACGACCTCGACGAGACCCGGTACAGCCTGCCGACCCTGTCCACCGTCGACCCCGGCCGGCAGGAGATCGCCGAGGTGGCGGTCCGCTACCTCAAGGAGCGGATCGACGCCGGCTCCGCCGAGCTGCCGCCGCGGGACCACCTCACCGCGTTCCGGGTGGTCGTGCGCGAGTCCTCGAGCCCGGTCGTCGCCGGCGCCACCCGCCCGGCTTGA
- a CDS encoding alpha-N-arabinofuranosidase — protein MPAAELTLDPHFTVGPVSRRVFGSFVEHLGRCVYDGIYEPGHPTADAEGFRTDVMDLVRELGVSAIRYPGGNFVSGFRWEDSVGPREQRPARLDLAWHSTESNQVGLDEFAGWCAQVGSELMYAVNLGTRGVLEAVDVLEYANIRSGTALSDARVANGHAEPYRVKMWCLGNEMDGPWQLGHRNAEDYGKLASQTAKAMRQLDPDLELVACGSSSAKMPTFGAWEHTVLLHTYDDVDYISCHAYYEELQGDTASFLASATNMDHFIESVVATADTVRATLGRQKRIKISFDEWNVWYNTRYHEVDQITDIEQWPTAPRLLEDIYSVLDAVVFGNLMISLLKHADRVTSASLAQLVNVIAPIMTEPGGDTWRQTTFFPFALTSRLAVGEALDVKLSTETYQTAVYGEVPLVDAVATHDAASGRTAIFLVNRSLDAATTVTVDVSHLSAVSVLETHTLADDDIYAKNTLEDQERVGVRPNDSVTVADGRLTVELPAVSWTAIALG, from the coding sequence ATGCCTGCTGCTGAGCTCACGCTCGACCCGCACTTCACCGTCGGCCCCGTCTCGCGCCGGGTCTTCGGTTCCTTCGTCGAGCACCTCGGCCGCTGCGTCTACGACGGGATCTACGAGCCGGGCCACCCCACCGCCGACGCCGAGGGCTTCCGCACCGACGTCATGGACCTGGTCCGGGAGCTCGGCGTCTCGGCGATCCGCTACCCGGGCGGCAACTTCGTGTCCGGCTTCCGCTGGGAGGACTCCGTCGGCCCCCGCGAGCAGCGGCCGGCCCGGCTGGACCTGGCCTGGCACTCCACCGAGTCCAACCAGGTGGGGCTGGACGAGTTCGCCGGCTGGTGCGCGCAGGTCGGCAGCGAGCTGATGTACGCGGTCAACCTCGGCACGCGGGGCGTGCTGGAGGCCGTGGACGTCCTCGAGTACGCCAACATCCGCTCGGGCACGGCGCTGTCGGACGCCCGCGTCGCCAACGGGCACGCGGAGCCCTACCGGGTGAAGATGTGGTGCCTGGGCAACGAGATGGACGGGCCGTGGCAGCTCGGCCACCGCAACGCCGAGGACTACGGCAAGCTCGCCTCGCAGACGGCCAAGGCGATGCGCCAGCTGGACCCCGACCTGGAGCTGGTCGCCTGCGGCAGCTCGAGCGCGAAGATGCCGACCTTCGGCGCCTGGGAGCACACCGTCCTGCTGCACACCTACGACGACGTCGACTACATCTCCTGCCACGCCTACTACGAGGAGCTGCAGGGCGACACCGCCAGCTTCCTCGCCTCGGCCACCAACATGGACCACTTCATCGAGTCCGTGGTGGCCACCGCCGACACGGTCCGGGCGACGCTGGGCCGCCAGAAGCGGATCAAGATCTCCTTCGACGAGTGGAACGTCTGGTACAACACCCGCTACCACGAGGTCGACCAGATCACCGACATCGAGCAGTGGCCGACGGCGCCGCGGCTGCTCGAGGACATCTACTCCGTGCTCGACGCCGTGGTCTTCGGCAACCTGATGATCTCGCTGCTCAAGCACGCCGACCGGGTCACCTCGGCGTCGCTGGCCCAGCTGGTCAACGTCATCGCCCCGATCATGACCGAGCCCGGCGGGGACACCTGGCGGCAGACGACCTTCTTCCCCTTCGCCCTCACCTCCCGGCTGGCGGTCGGCGAGGCGCTGGACGTCAAGCTGAGCACCGAGACCTACCAGACGGCCGTCTACGGCGAGGTGCCGCTGGTCGACGCCGTCGCCACCCACGACGCCGCCAGCGGGCGGACGGCGATCTTCCTGGTGAACCGCAGCCTCGACGCGGCCACCACGGTCACCGTCGACGTCAGCCACCTCAGCGCGGTGTCGGTGCTGGAGACCCACACCCTCGCCGACGACGACATCTACGCGAAGAACACCCTGGAGGACCAGGAGCGGGTGGGGGTGCGGCCGAACGACAGCGTCACGGTCGCCGACGGCCGGCTCACCGTCGAGCTGCCCGCCGTCTCCTGGACCGCGATCGCCCTCGGCTGA